A stretch of Paenibacillus mucilaginosus 3016 DNA encodes these proteins:
- a CDS encoding stage VI sporulation protein F, producing the protein MSYTKHGFDPAQVERIKFKMKNPETKERVKMILQGVTKYDLQDRAKVRRFVGLLTKTLGERVTDQQTEHLVNFVISQKIDPSNTFHLIKLWSMFR; encoded by the coding sequence ATGAGCTATACGAAGCACGGCTTCGATCCGGCCCAGGTGGAGCGGATCAAATTCAAGATGAAGAACCCGGAGACGAAGGAACGCGTCAAGATGATTCTGCAGGGCGTCACCAAGTACGATCTCCAGGACCGGGCGAAGGTGCGCCGTTTCGTCGGCCTGCTGACGAAGACGCTCGGGGAGAGGGTCACCGATCAGCAGACGGAGCATCTCGTGAATTTCGTCATCAGCCAGAAGATCGACCCGAGCAATACATTTCATCTGATCAAATTGTGGAGCATGTTCCGCTGA
- the recG gene encoding ATP-dependent DNA helicase RecG, which translates to MLDLYSLPVTQVSGVKGKKPEELLGLGISSVGQLLDYYPFRYEDYTLRDLTQVKDGDKITVQGTIVGVPLVQMYGRTKSRLTCKVVVDPLFVTAVWFNRHYLRDKLTAGAEVVLTGKWDQKRLQLTVTEVEFPGQGTSQIGTLQPVYSLTAALTQKWFRQAMKQALVQYGEMIPEVLPQELLQKYGLLPRKQAVTLLHLPGNMEQGQRARRRMVYEELFLFQLKMQAYRALNHERADGVAHPVDLPAVRAFVRSLPFTLTDSQKNVLAEILQDLQQPHCMNRLLQGDVGAGKTVVAASALFAVVKAGYQGALMVPTEILAEQHKRSLDRLFEPYGIQTALLTGSLTDRQRREILASLQMGMIDVVVGTHALIQEDVFFRRLGLVVTDEQHRFGVNQRSILRRKGMNPDVLTMTATPIPRTLAITAFGDMDVSTLRELPKGRKPIKTYAVTHGMLERVLGFIRREVAAGRQAYVICPLIEESEKLDVQNAIDVHAQLQFEFPDYKVGLLHGRMTPGEKDEVMREFSAGRVHVLVSTTVIEVGVDVPNATLMVVYDADRFGLSQLHQLRGRVGRGEHQSYCVLIADPKNEVGKERMKAMTDTNDGFEIARRDLELRGPGDFFGTKQSGVPDFRLADMVTDFEVMEQARDDAAELVKRPEFWTGTEYTPLREFLQREQILSSEMLD; encoded by the coding sequence ATGCTGGATCTGTATTCCCTTCCGGTTACGCAAGTGTCCGGCGTCAAAGGCAAGAAGCCTGAAGAGCTGCTCGGCCTCGGCATTTCGAGTGTCGGGCAGCTTCTCGATTATTATCCTTTCCGCTACGAGGATTACACGCTTCGCGATTTGACGCAGGTCAAGGACGGAGACAAGATTACGGTGCAGGGAACTATCGTGGGGGTCCCTCTCGTGCAGATGTACGGGCGGACCAAATCCCGGCTGACCTGCAAGGTCGTTGTCGATCCCTTGTTCGTAACGGCCGTGTGGTTCAACCGGCACTATCTGCGGGACAAGCTGACGGCCGGTGCCGAGGTGGTGCTCACGGGCAAGTGGGATCAGAAGCGGCTGCAGCTGACCGTGACGGAGGTGGAGTTCCCGGGACAGGGAACCTCCCAGATCGGCACGCTGCAGCCCGTCTATTCCCTGACGGCGGCCCTGACGCAGAAGTGGTTCCGCCAGGCGATGAAGCAGGCGCTGGTGCAGTACGGGGAGATGATCCCCGAGGTGCTGCCGCAGGAGCTGCTTCAGAAGTACGGGCTGCTGCCCCGCAAGCAGGCGGTGACGCTGCTGCACCTGCCGGGAAACATGGAGCAGGGGCAGCGGGCGAGGCGCCGGATGGTGTATGAGGAGCTGTTCCTCTTCCAGCTCAAGATGCAGGCGTACCGCGCGCTGAACCACGAGCGGGCCGACGGGGTCGCGCACCCCGTCGATCTGCCCGCCGTGCGGGCCTTCGTGCGTTCGCTGCCGTTCACGCTGACCGACTCGCAGAAGAATGTGCTCGCGGAGATTCTGCAGGATCTGCAGCAGCCGCACTGCATGAACCGGCTGCTGCAGGGGGATGTCGGCGCCGGCAAGACGGTCGTGGCCGCTTCGGCGCTGTTTGCTGTGGTCAAGGCCGGCTACCAGGGCGCGCTCATGGTGCCGACCGAGATTCTCGCCGAGCAGCACAAGCGCTCGCTCGACCGGCTGTTCGAGCCGTACGGCATCCAGACCGCGCTCTTGACCGGCAGCCTGACGGACCGCCAGCGGCGGGAGATTCTGGCCTCCCTGCAGATGGGCATGATCGACGTCGTCGTCGGCACCCATGCGCTCATCCAGGAGGACGTGTTCTTCCGGCGGCTCGGGCTTGTCGTCACCGACGAGCAGCACCGCTTCGGGGTCAACCAGCGCAGCATCCTGCGCCGCAAGGGGATGAACCCCGACGTGCTGACGATGACGGCGACGCCGATTCCGCGCACGCTGGCCATCACGGCCTTCGGCGACATGGACGTCTCGACGCTGCGTGAGCTGCCGAAGGGGCGCAAGCCGATCAAGACGTATGCGGTCACGCACGGCATGCTGGAGCGCGTGCTCGGCTTCATCCGCCGCGAGGTGGCCGCCGGGCGCCAGGCCTACGTCATCTGCCCGCTTATCGAGGAGTCGGAGAAGCTCGACGTGCAGAACGCGATCGATGTGCATGCCCAGCTGCAGTTCGAGTTCCCGGACTACAAGGTCGGCCTGCTCCACGGGCGGATGACGCCCGGCGAGAAGGACGAGGTGATGCGGGAGTTCAGCGCGGGCCGGGTGCACGTGCTCGTCTCCACGACCGTCATCGAGGTCGGGGTAGACGTGCCGAACGCCACGCTGATGGTCGTCTACGATGCCGACCGCTTCGGCCTCTCGCAGCTGCACCAGCTGCGCGGGCGCGTAGGCCGGGGAGAGCACCAGTCGTACTGCGTGCTCATCGCCGATCCGAAGAACGAGGTTGGCAAGGAGCGAATGAAGGCGATGACCGATACGAACGACGGCTTCGAGATCGCAAGACGGGACCTGGAGCTCAGAGGCCCTGGCGACTTCTTCGGCACGAAGCAGAGCGGGGTGCCGGATTTCCGGCTCGCCGATATGGTGACGGACTTCGAGGTCATGGAGCAGGCGCGCGACGATGCCGCGGAGCTTGTGAAGCGGCCGGAGTTCTGGACCGGCACCGAATATACCCCGCTGCGGGAGTTCCTCCAGCGGGAGCAGATTCTCAGCAGCGAGATGTTGGACTAA